TAAATCAAGTAGAGGAGTCCAACTGGGACAAGACATAGCAACCAGAAATAAACTGGGAGTTGGCTCTTATCTGTTGTTTTAGTAGCCTTTTTATCTTTCTGGTTACTTCCAAAATCGAACCATCCTTTAACTTTAGTTGCCTTAACAGAAGTAGCTTTGATATTAGGTGACACTGTCTTCAGACCATTATCAATGACAATGTGATCATCTTTAACAGAGATTTTAGGGTCTTTACCTTTTTTAACGGTGGCATAGACGTCTTTTTCGACATTGTATTTTTTACCGTCGATTTCTTGTTCACCCTTGCTAAGAACTTTCTTGTAAGAGAAGTCTTTGTACATCTTCTCAACGAGAGCATTACCAAAGGTATGACGAATCTCTTCACCTGTTTGGTCAGACCAATCACCAGAACCCATGATGACAGCAATCATACGTTGATTACCACGCTTGATGGTATCAATATAGTTGAAAGCACCTTCTGGGCTAGATCCTGTCTTCAACCCATCAACCCCATCAATTCCGTATTTGGCACCTGGAATAGAGTAGTTGTAAGTCTCGAAGGTTTCCTCGTAAGGTGTTCCTTTTTTAACTGTGACAACAGGTTTGCTAGTGTATTTGAGAATGTCAGGGTATTTCTTGATGAAGTTATAGGTCATGATAGCCAAATCACGCGCAGTTGTTTGGTTGGTTTGGTTGTTATCATAACGTTGAGGACTGTAGTAACCTTTGAAGGCAACAGCAACGGCACCAGAAGCGTTGAACCATTTGGTATTGGTCATCCCTAGCTCTTTAGATTTCTCATTCATCATGTCTAGCCATTTATCAGGATCATTATTGGTCAAGTAGTTGGCTAGCATCACGGTTGTAACGTTAGAGGAAGGCACCGCTGTCATAGTGATGAGTTCTGAAACGGTATAATCAACACCCGCAACAATCTTGTTGTTTGAAATTTCGTAAATATCGGCAATAGCTTGGTCGGTTGGAGTAGCTGTGATAACAGTATCTTCAGAAATCTCTCCTTTAGACATAGCTTCAAAGACCAAATAAAGTGTCATGGCCTTAGACATAGAAGCTGGGTCACGCACCTCATCAGCATTTTCTTCCCAGAGGACATCTCCGGTATTTCCATCGATTAAGAGGGTTGATTTTGGGCGATAGGCTTCAGTGGCTTCAGTATAACCAGCAGCGCGTGTGATATCCATCAATTCGTCTGCACTAGACAGACTCGGTGCTAGAGCTAGACAAGCTGCTAAAAGGACGGCAACAATTTTCTTTTTCACAATGTGTCTCCTTTAATATCTATGGGGTTCTGTAGCTGGCAGAACCTATTTTTATCTATTAATATCATTTGCCTGTCAAAAACCCTAAATTCGGTAGTGACAAACATCTTCATTATAACATATAAAAGTTAGAGTTTTCCTAACATTTAGTATTTTAATGTAATTTTTAGAATCTATTGAATGTTACACAAAATCTATTTGAAAGCAGAAAAAAACGAGCTTGCTTGCTCGTTACTTTTCATCTTTTATCCTTGTGACTTGGTGGTAAATCATGAACCAGGTTTCATTTCGACGCCAGATACTAGTGTGGAAATTTCCTCCCAACTCATAACTAATTAATTTCGTTTTTTGACTAACAGATGTCATCTTGAAGCTGTCAAAATTATTGAGAAGTGGTTGGTGATTGGCAATGACTTCTTCACGATTGTGGTGGTGACCATTTTCATCGATTAAGTAGAAGTCTGGTGCTAAAAGATTTTCATAGTCAGGAATTTTTGACAGAATAATCTTTTCATTGCGAGAGAGTTTGTGAAGGACATTGCCATAAATTTCATCTTCGGGAATAGCAGCTGGTTCTACATGGACATCAGTGTCATAGACAGAGAAACGCTTGCTGAGAACCTCTTCAATTTGTTCAGTAATGGCATGACTCTCGTAAACAGAGAGGTCAGGATTCATTTCAACCACAATATCAAGATAGACGTTGCTACCATAAGAACGGCCACGCTGCTTCTTAACCTTAGTGACTTTTGAAATCTCAAGAATCGCTTTCTCATAGGCTTTGAGGTTTCTCTCATCGAAACCGTCTGACAAACTAAAGGTTGCTTCCATGAAGATATCATAGGCTGTCTTTAGAATGAAGGAGGTAATGATAATGGCTGTAATATAGTCAATAATCGTGAGGTTGAAGGATGCTGCAACAATGGCGATTGACGTTCCAATAGAAGTTACGGCATCGGAGAGATTATCCTTAGCGGCCGCAATCAAAGCACTAGATTTCAGCTTTTTGGCAAGTCCTTTATTGTATAAGTAAACGCCACACATGACGATAGCAGAAAGAACTCCGACGGTTGCACCAAGGGGATCGACTACAGTTTCCTCTCTTAGAAAAATCTTTCGGACTGTTTGAATTAGGACTTGGAAGCCTACCACGAACATGATAAAGGAAGTGACTAGGCTTGATAAGTCTTCAATCTTCCAATGACCAAACCTATGATCTGCATCAGCAGGTTGACTAGCTAGGTGCAATCCAATGAGTAGGGCCACGTTCCCTAAAATATCTGACAAGTTATTGAAACCATCGGCAATCAAAGAGCTAGAATTTAAAAAGTGTCCAGCTAGAAGTTTTGCAATGGTAAGAAGAAGGTAGGCAGCGATGCTGACAATGGGACCTCGTCTGGCTGCTCTTAAATTTTCATACGTAGTCATAGGGTTACCTTTTCTGTTAAAATACAAGTTTAAATTATAGCATAAAACTATAACGAGTTAAAGGTTGTAAGCCCTTTAAACTTGTGGAGTAATGTATTTTTAAAACTTGATAGCAAATGCTTCGTAATCATGGTGTTTTTTCAGTATTTTCCGAATATTCCCTACAAATTATGGTATAATTTAGGGTGTAAAACAGTCTAAAAAGAGGTTTTTATGGAACATTCGACATGGCACAAGCTTCTGAAAGAGGAGTTGCCTGACCATTATTTTTCAAAGATAAATCAGTTTATGGACCAGGTTTATAGCCAGGGGACGGTTTATCCGCCGCGTGACAAGGTTTTTAATGCCTTGTTGGAGACTCCGTTTGAAGAAGTGCGGGTGGTAATCCTTGGTCAGGACCCTTATCATGGGCCTCATCAAGCACAGGGACTTTCCTTCTCGGTACCTGATAGCCTTCCAGCTCCCCCGTCTTTGAAAAATATTCTCAAGGAATTAGAGGAAGATTTAGGTCCTAGATCCTTTCATGATTTAACGTCATGGGCAGAGCAGGGGGTGCTTTTGCTTAATGCCTGTCTAACAGTTCCAGCAGGTCAAGCAAATGGGCATGCTGGTCAGGTTTGGGAACCTTTTACAGATGCTGTGATTAAGGTTCTCAATCAAAAGGATACTCCTGTTGTCTTTATACTTTGGGGTGGCTATGCTCGTAAGAAGAAGGCACTAGTGACTAACTCTAAACATGCCATTATTGAGAGTGCCCATCCGAGTCCCTTGTCGGCCTATCGTGGTTTTTTTGGCAGCAAGCCATTTTCAAAAGCCAATGCCTACCTTGTATCTCAAGGCCAATCCCCAATTGATTGGTTGAAGTAAAATAGAAAGTTGGAAGATTATGTTACTGATTAAAAATGGTCGTGTTGTAGACCCTAAGTCTGGTTTGGATACGCAAGCTGATGTTCTTGTTGATGGTAAAAAAGTCGTTAAAATTGCTGAAAATATCGAAGCTGGAGATGCTCAAGTCATTGATGCGACTGGTCTTGTGGTTGCTCCTGGCTTGGTGGATATCCATGTTCACTTCCGTGAGCCAGGTCAAACTCATAAGGAAGACATTCATACTGGTGCCTTGGCAGCGGCTGCGGGTGGTTTTACAACAGTTGTAATGATGGCTAACACTAATCCAACGATTTCAGATAAGGAAACCTTGGAGGAGGTCTTGACTTCGGCAGCTAAGGAAAATATCCATGTTAAGTCTGTTGCGACTATTACTAAGAATTTTGATGGTGAAAACATCACTGATTTCAAGGGTTTGCTTGAAGCCGGTGCTGTCGGATTCTCAGATGATGGTATTCCATTGACCAATGCTGGTATTGTCAAAAAAGCCATGGAGCTAGCTAAGGAGAATAATACCTTTATCAGCCTTCACGAGGAGGATCCTGATCTAAATGGTATTCTCGGTTTCAATGAAAATATTGCTAAAAAAGAATTCCATATTTGTGGGGCAACAGGTGTAGCTGAGTACAGTATGATTGCGCGTGATGTCATGATTTCTTATGATACACAAGCCCATGTTCATATTCAACACTTGTCAAAAGCTGAATCTGTAAAAGTGGTTGAATTTGCTCAAAAACTTGGAGCACAAGTTACAGCCGAAGTGGCACCACAACATTTCTCTAAGACAGAAGACCTCTTGCTCTCAAAAGGTGCTAATGCCAAGATGAACCCACCACTTCGTTTGGAATCTGACCGTCAGGCCGTCATCGAAGGGTTGAAATCTGGAGTCATCTCAGTCATTGCCACAGACCACGCGCCACACCATGCCGATGAAAAGAATGTCGATGATGTGACTAAAGCACCATCAGGAATGACTGGTCTTGAAACATCTCTATCTCTTGGATTGACCTACTTGGTTGAAGCAGGACACTTAAGCTTGACGGAACTCTTGAAAGTAATGACTAGCAACCCATCTGATCTTTATGGCTTCGATGCTGGTTATTTGGCTGAAAATGGACCAGCTGACCTTGTGATTTTTGCAGACAAGGAAAAACGTCAGGTCACAGCAGACTTTAAGTCTAAAGCAGCCAATTCACCATTTGTAGGCGAAGAACTTACGGGCAGTGTTAAATACACTATCTGTGATGGTGAGATTGTTTATCAAGCCTAAATAGCAGATCAGAGCAGGGCACATCGAGACACTTGGTGTTGCACCTGCTTTTTTAGTCCTTAAAGGAGCAAAATGATGAAAAAGATAATGAAAGGTCTTGTTAAATACCTTGCTTTAACTGTTTTGTTAGCCTGTTTTCTGCCACTTTCTTTGCAACACGTTCAAGCTGACGAGGATGAGGTAGAGTATAGTCTACCTTCCTATGTTGGTCACCTTTCTATACATGATGATGGTAATGCGACGTTTACTCAGGAAGTGACTTATGATTTTGATAGTGACTATAAAGGTCAGTATGTAACCTTGGGGAAAATTGGTGGTTATTCTATTATGGATGATCCCAAGGTTTCAGCAACCGTAAATGGGAAAGAAAAAACAGATATTACAGTTGAAAAAACAGACTCTTATGATGGTGTTAAACTCAAAGTTTATAATTCAGGTTCAGATGGTGATAGGGTTGTCCTCAAAGTTACTTGGCAAATCCAACAGTTGTTGAATCTATATTCAGATATTGCAGTTTTAAATTGGTTTCCAATCTCTGATTGGGATAAAGGATTTGGACAGGTTGATTTCACAGTTGATGGTCTAGATGCAAGTCAAGGAGAGCTTTACGCCCACACTGGCTATTTTGGAAAAGACCCACAGGTTAAACGTACTGCTACAGGTTATCAGGTTCATGTAGACAATTTACCATCATCAGGTAAATTGGAATTACATGCCTACTGGCCAATGACCAGTGCTTTACGGGAAAATAATCAGGCTTATTTATTACATAAGACAAATGAGGCAGAGTTTCTAAAAAAAGAAAGAGATATCAAAAAGTCTAAAGAAAACTACCGACGCATTTTTTATGTCATTTTGCCACTTGTAATTTTAAGCTTTGTTCTTATTGGTATTTTCTGTTACCTTATTGTTCTTTATAGCACTAGAACGCCTTCTTTCCCTCGAGATGCACGTCTTTATGAAGCCCCTCAAGATTTAGCACCTTTGGTCTTAGCTAAGAATGTTTATAATCAGTCTTTCGATAAAACAGGGCTAAAAGAAGAAACGGGTCCTTTGAAGTTCAAATATATGGTGCAAGCTACCATCCTCGATTTTATTGATAGAGGTTATCTCACTTTTAGGCGAGAAGGTGATAGTAATATTCTGACACGTATTGAAAAGGAAGGTCTCTCTTCGTTTGAAGTATCATTCTTAGATATGTTGTTTGATGGTCGCATGGAAATTAGAGATAGTGAAATGTTCTCGCGCTATTATCTTGATAAAGATGCTCTAGAAAAACAATTCAAGAGTGCTAGAACAAGCTATGAGCGAGAAACTATTCGATCTCAGGGAAAACGTGTCAAATATCAATTCTCTAATGACGGCTATCAAGTAGCCAAAGGCGTTGAAAAAGAGGAAATTGCACTAGGACTTCCTAAAATTTATAGAGATTTTAGTGCGAAAGAAAAGACATTTAACATATTGGGAGTAGCAGCTTTGGCACTTTCAATGATGTTTTGTATACTTTCAACTTTGTTCTTATTTGGTGCATTTGGATCAGGAGTTGGTTTTTACTATATTCTTGGACTACTACCTATAGCAGGACTTACCGTTTTATTCTGGTTCTTGGTGAAAAGACGTCGTCAGAGATGTCTTGATGCAACTCAAATTTCAACGTATTACCAGTGGCATAGCTTTAAAAATATGATTCAGAGTATTCCTAGCTTTAAAGAGTCAGAATTAGAATCTGTCATCCTATGGAATCGTATCTTGGTTTATGCGACACTCTATGGACAGGCGAAAAAAGTTAGTGATGTGCTAAAACGATACAACATTCACCTCAGTAATCCATCTTTAGATGAGTTTACTTATTCTGCGACACCATTTATTATGCTGAATAATGTCAATTATCTAGAATCTTATGTTTCTGCCTCAGATACCGTAAGTAGCTTTTCTATCAATTCAAATAGTGGTAGTGGTGGCTTTGGAGGCGGTGGCTTCTCTGGTGGTGGCGGAGGAGGCGGTGGTGGCGCCTTCTAAGCTACGCTAGTCGGAGTTTACTATCAATAGAGACACTCAGTCTATATGATCTTGGGTGTCTTTTTATTTGGCGAATAATTCCTTTCATTCTAAACTGTTAGGAATTTTTAGTGAGAAGAGATATAAAGTAACAAAAAAAGAGCCAGTGGCTCTTTTTAAATATAATCTTAATAACCAGGTTCAAAGATTTCAATAATTTGAGTCAGATAACCTGCATGTAAACCGATGCGATAGTCAACATTTGGCAAACTCTTTACTAAATCATTCAGTTCTTTATCTTTGCTAACCTTATCAGCCAAAACTGGTAATTCAACAACAAGGAGTTGTGAGTGATCCAGTTGAAGGTAACTACTGTTGACTTTGATATCAGGACGAAGTAGTTTAAATATCGCTCTTTCCGAAGCTTGGAGCAGTTGATATAAATCGAGGTCAGATAAAGGAATCTCACCAAACTGAGGACTGATGTTTATAGCAATATCAATATGAGCAGCTCGCATTTCTAAAATGCGGTTAGAGAGGAAACTAGATATTATTGGATTGCTAAGCCTATCCAAGTTTTCTTGAGTCTCTGGATTACCAATGCTAGCATTGTCCGTTTTATAAATCTCAAGTAGACTAGTAGCTTTGGCAGTATCTTCATTTTCCAAGGCAAGAGAAACCTCCTTGAGATTTTTCTTGAATAAGTCGAAGGACGTTTGCTTTTGCATAATAATCTGGATAAAGGATTTGCTATAGTTAGTCATAGTACCCAACAATTTATGACGTTCTTTGTTAAGTCTATCGATAGATTGTTGGTGGACAGCCTGGTTCCAATTGTAAAAATCCCATAGTAGTAGGGCAATATAGAGAACTAAGATAACAGAACTATTAGGACTGACCTTGAAAACTATTTCAAATAAATTTTTAGGTTCATTTGCTGTTGGAAGAATACTGTTAAGACCATGGATAACAGTAAAGAAGACATAATAGACAGCTAGGAAGGCAGTGCTTCGCAACCAGTTACGTCTAGCCCAAGCTTCGTCAAGACTACTCATCTGATTTAGGTCTACGGCGAAGATTTTAAGCATTAGGTAAATGATTAATGGTGCTAAGATGTAGGTCAAGATATGTAAGTTAGTGTTGAGGGTAATATCACCTTTGATATGTAAGACGTGAGGGATAATGACAATTGAAAGTAGTCGTGTTGCCATATCAAAAAGGATAGTTGGATAAAAAGCGTAAAGCAATCGATGATAGAAAGAACGCTCTTTGACAAGGGCCAAATCGGCAACAAGGAAGAAAAGCGGGTCTACAACGATTTTTACGAGATTAAAATAGGATGCTGCAGCTACATAGGACAAAAATAGAAGTAAGAGGTGTCCTCGTTGTGGCTTAACCTTAGACATAGTCTGGTAGAGGTACCAAATAGAAATGAAACTAACAGCCTGTAAGAGAGGATTGATAATATTAGTAATCATTGTAACCTCCTTGTGTCATGTCAATCTCGATTTGTAAGCGGTAAATACCAGCCCGTGTATTTGAAACAATGTTAACGTTTGGATAAGTGGATAGGATACTATTGACGCGTTTCAGTTCGGGATCAGAGAAATCAGATGTAATAGCTGAATCTTCTTTAGTGCTTGAACTTTCAACGACAAAATGTTGACTATCCTCGTCTTTAAAATAAGCATAGCTAAGGTATTTCTGTTCGCTATCTTGTGCTTGGTCAATGACGTGATCCAAGATTGTTGAAAGGATATATACCCAATCTAAAGGATAAATAGGATAAACGGTAATGGG
The DNA window shown above is from Streptococcus salivarius and carries:
- a CDS encoding cation diffusion facilitator family transporter, producing the protein MTTYENLRAARRGPIVSIAAYLLLTIAKLLAGHFLNSSSLIADGFNNLSDILGNVALLIGLHLASQPADADHRFGHWKIEDLSSLVTSFIMFVVGFQVLIQTVRKIFLREETVVDPLGATVGVLSAIVMCGVYLYNKGLAKKLKSSALIAAAKDNLSDAVTSIGTSIAIVAASFNLTIIDYITAIIITSFILKTAYDIFMEATFSLSDGFDERNLKAYEKAILEISKVTKVKKQRGRSYGSNVYLDIVVEMNPDLSVYESHAITEQIEEVLSKRFSVYDTDVHVEPAAIPEDEIYGNVLHKLSRNEKIILSKIPDYENLLAPDFYLIDENGHHHNREEVIANHQPLLNNFDSFKMTSVSQKTKLISYELGGNFHTSIWRRNETWFMIYHQVTRIKDEK
- a CDS encoding dihydroorotase → MLLIKNGRVVDPKSGLDTQADVLVDGKKVVKIAENIEAGDAQVIDATGLVVAPGLVDIHVHFREPGQTHKEDIHTGALAAAAGGFTTVVMMANTNPTISDKETLEEVLTSAAKENIHVKSVATITKNFDGENITDFKGLLEAGAVGFSDDGIPLTNAGIVKKAMELAKENNTFISLHEEDPDLNGILGFNENIAKKEFHICGATGVAEYSMIARDVMISYDTQAHVHIQHLSKAESVKVVEFAQKLGAQVTAEVAPQHFSKTEDLLLSKGANAKMNPPLRLESDRQAVIEGLKSGVISVIATDHAPHHADEKNVDDVTKAPSGMTGLETSLSLGLTYLVEAGHLSLTELLKVMTSNPSDLYGFDAGYLAENGPADLVIFADKEKRQVTADFKSKAANSPFVGEELTGSVKYTICDGEIVYQA
- a CDS encoding D-alanyl-D-alanine carboxypeptidase; the encoded protein is MKKKIVAVLLAACLALAPSLSSADELMDITRAAGYTEATEAYRPKSTLLIDGNTGDVLWEENADEVRDPASMSKAMTLYLVFEAMSKGEISEDTVITATPTDQAIADIYEISNNKIVAGVDYTVSELITMTAVPSSNVTTVMLANYLTNNDPDKWLDMMNEKSKELGMTNTKWFNASGAVAVAFKGYYSPQRYDNNQTNQTTARDLAIMTYNFIKKYPDILKYTSKPVVTVKKGTPYEETFETYNYSIPGAKYGIDGVDGLKTGSSPEGAFNYIDTIKRGNQRMIAVIMGSGDWSDQTGEEIRHTFGNALVEKMYKDFSYKKVLSKGEQEIDGKKYNVEKDVYATVKKGKDPKISVKDDHIVIDNGLKTVSPNIKATSVKATKVKGWFDFGSNQKDKKATKTTDKSQLPVYFWLLCLVPVGLLYLIYHNEKGRRQKVKERRQARQMNN
- a CDS encoding DUF2207 domain-containing protein, whose amino-acid sequence is MKKIMKGLVKYLALTVLLACFLPLSLQHVQADEDEVEYSLPSYVGHLSIHDDGNATFTQEVTYDFDSDYKGQYVTLGKIGGYSIMDDPKVSATVNGKEKTDITVEKTDSYDGVKLKVYNSGSDGDRVVLKVTWQIQQLLNLYSDIAVLNWFPISDWDKGFGQVDFTVDGLDASQGELYAHTGYFGKDPQVKRTATGYQVHVDNLPSSGKLELHAYWPMTSALRENNQAYLLHKTNEAEFLKKERDIKKSKENYRRIFYVILPLVILSFVLIGIFCYLIVLYSTRTPSFPRDARLYEAPQDLAPLVLAKNVYNQSFDKTGLKEETGPLKFKYMVQATILDFIDRGYLTFRREGDSNILTRIEKEGLSSFEVSFLDMLFDGRMEIRDSEMFSRYYLDKDALEKQFKSARTSYERETIRSQGKRVKYQFSNDGYQVAKGVEKEEIALGLPKIYRDFSAKEKTFNILGVAALALSMMFCILSTLFLFGAFGSGVGFYYILGLLPIAGLTVLFWFLVKRRRQRCLDATQISTYYQWHSFKNMIQSIPSFKESELESVILWNRILVYATLYGQAKKVSDVLKRYNIHLSNPSLDEFTYSATPFIMLNNVNYLESYVSASDTVSSFSINSNSGSGGFGGGGFSGGGGGGGGGAF
- a CDS encoding uracil-DNA glycosylase — its product is MEHSTWHKLLKEELPDHYFSKINQFMDQVYSQGTVYPPRDKVFNALLETPFEEVRVVILGQDPYHGPHQAQGLSFSVPDSLPAPPSLKNILKELEEDLGPRSFHDLTSWAEQGVLLLNACLTVPAGQANGHAGQVWEPFTDAVIKVLNQKDTPVVFILWGGYARKKKALVTNSKHAIIESAHPSPLSAYRGFFGSKPFSKANAYLVSQGQSPIDWLK